The following proteins come from a genomic window of Pichia kudriavzevii chromosome 1, complete sequence:
- a CDS encoding uncharacterized protein (PKUD0A06910; similar to Saccharomyces cerevisiae YPR067W (ISA2); ancestral locus Anc_3.357), with protein sequence MFKTVIRSTIIPAKRAVSISSRPFTSSIHPWALKASSLTADDFSLTKVKNPQLSDNNNLPLHIALTESAAKKLTKLAEEENKDDLALRLVVSSGGCHGFQYDLKITDLSEFSEENNDSLFERDGGKVIVDKDALEIMRDSKIDYVKQLIGEGFKIVESPYTKSSCGCGSSFDIDFDKLQGQ encoded by the coding sequence ATGTTCAAAACAGTAATTAGAAGTACAATCATACCTGCTAAAAGGGCTGTCTCGATTTCATCCCGCCCCTTCACCTCGTCAATCCACCCTTGGGCATTGAAGGCGTCTTCGTTGACGGCTGATGATTTTTCCCTAACCAAGGTTAAAAACCCCCAACTGTCAGATAATAACAACCTTCCGCTCCACATCGCACTCACAGAATCGGCGGCTAAGAAACTCACCAAGCTGGCAGAGGAGGAAAACAAGGACGATCTGGCCCTTCGGCTTGTTGTATCATCTGGTGGGTGCCATGGATTCCAGTATGATTTAAAAATCACAGACTTATCCGAGTTCAGTGAGGAAAACAACGACTCATTGTTTGAGAGAGACGGCGGTAAAGTTATAGTTGACAAAGATGCATTAGAAATCATGAGAGACTCCAAAATTGATTACGTGAAACAGTTAATTGGAGAAGGCTTCAAGATTGTTGAATCGCCATACACAAAATCTAGTTGTGGTTGTGGGTCttcatttgatattgactTTGATAAACTACAGGGTCAATAG
- a CDS encoding uncharacterized protein (PKUD0A06920; similar to Saccharomyces cerevisiae YAL022C (FUN26); ancestral locus Anc_7.77) has translation MDGLYATFLLCGTASLWPWNAFLSAAAFFQERLSNHQHLADNYTSTMMTVSTLTSVICNYMLSRHQAINYKKLLLYGNVLQASIFAIMAVSVLIETPQVPYFIFTSFAVLVSSVAACFTQVALMALANLRSAELSNATVVGNAVSGVLPSASMLAGGGRALWYFIASVVIVIVAQLAVFASDWKDGYKDEINIETMEESLVTDTPSNNSSVAYWDLKPIHPLHLVITITFFVTLVFPVFASSVTSPKVASKTFIPLAFFVWNSGDLLGRLLLNYHPLLPRDTRHMVAYSILRILFVPLFLFCNVKGRGGWPDGVYLLLQLVFGITNGHLFGAAYMQVGEVLSTDGEKQAAASYTALVINISLLAGSVSSYLVVFLIR, from the coding sequence ATGGACGGCCTCTATGCAACGTTTCTACTCTGCGGGACCGCCTCTCTCTGGCCGTGGAATGCCTTCCTCTCAGCAGCAGCCTTCTTCCAGGAAAGACTctcaaatcatcaacacCTGGCAGATAACTACACCTCGACTATGATGACCGTCTCGACCCTAACCTCGGTAATATGCAACTACATGCTCTCTAGACATCAGGCTATAAATTACAAGAAGCTGCTACTCTATGGTAACGTCTTACAGGCCAGTATTTTCGCAATTATGGCTGTCTCCGTCCTTATAGAAACCCCGCAGGTCCCAtacttcatcttcacctCGTTTGCCGTCCTCGTTTCCTCCGTGGCCGCTTGCTTCACCCAGGTTGCTCTTATGGCATTGGCAAACTTACGTTCTGCAGAACTATCGAATGCCACCGTTGTTGGAAATGCCGTTTCTGGCGTTTTACCTTCCGCATCCATGCTTGCAGGAGGTGGACGGGCTCTATGGTACTTTATTGCATCTGTGgtcattgtcattgtaGCGCAGCTCGCTGTGTTTGCGTCGGACTGGAAGGATGGATACAAGGACGAAATTAATATTGAAACCATGGAAGAATCCCTAGTCACAGATACTCCATCGAATAATTCGTCAGTTGCTTACTGGGATTTGAAACCCATTCATCCACTTCACCTGGTGATAACGATAACATTCTTCGTCACACTTGTATTCCCTGTCTTTGCTTCCTCAGTTACCTCTCCAAAGGTAGCTTCGAAAACATTCATTCCATTGGCATTTTTCGTGTGGAATTCCGGTGATCTCCTGGGGCGACTCCTGTTGAACTACCATCCACTGCTCCCAAGAGACACCCGCCACATGGTTGCCTACTCCATCCTGCGGATCTTGTTTGTGCCGCTGTTTCTGTTCTGCAACGTGAAGGGCCGTGGAGGATGGCCAGACGGTGTCTATCTGCTACTCCAACTCGTTTTCGGTATCACCAATGGCCATCTTTTCGGTGCCGCATACATGCAGGTCGGAGAAGTGTTGAGCACCGATGGAGAGAAACAAGCAGCTGCATCTTACACCGCCTTAGTCATCAACATATCCTTGCTGGCTGGTAGTGTCTCTAGTTACCTGGTTGTCTTTCTCATTAGATAG
- a CDS encoding uncharacterized protein (PKUD0A06930; similar to Saccharomyces cerevisiae YGL200C (EMP24); ancestral locus Anc_8.160), producing the protein MAILMRQICPAKCRGTRCECVFSFQECLFRFVFTVFSHFSQQLLLERRRCCSYVLLKLQQPTLVNTRSISPTMKFSSILSLFALSSLASAHIALLPPRGKECFYETLKTNDELSVSFQVGDRDRDATEQLHCDFWIQSPSGKIIKSLTDATHANINIKAKESGKHVYCFSNEDSNMKTKDVSFNVHGVIYVDVNDNSDNNLETSIRKLLELVYDVKNEQNYIVVRERTHRNTAESTNSRVKYWSSIQLAVVVLNSLFQVFYLKRFFEVKSAV; encoded by the coding sequence ATGGCCATATTGATGAGACAAATTTGTCCAGCAAAATGTCGAGGGACCCGATGCGAATGTGTCTTTTCATTCCAAGAGTGTCTTTTTCGTTTCGTGTTTACAGTGTTTTCTCATTTTAGTCAACAACTTCTACTGGAAAGGAGAAGATGTTGTTCTTATGTTTTGCTTAAACTCCAACAACCAACACTTGTGAACACACGCTCCATCTCTCCAACGATGAAGTTTTCCTCGATTCTTTCCCTCTTTGCGTTGTCATCTTTAGCCTCTGCACACATTGCGCTTCTCCCCCCAAGAGGTAAGGAGTGTTTCTACGAAACCTTGAAGACCAACGACGAGCTCTCTGTCTCCTTCCAGGTTGGCGACAGAGACAGAGACGCAACGGAGCAGCTACATTGCGACTTCTGGATCCAGTCTCCCTCTGGGAAGATCATCAAGTCATTGACTGACGCAACCCATGCAAACATCAACATAAAGGCCAAGGAGTCTGGTAAACACGTGTACTGTTTCTCCAACGAGGACTCCAACATGAAGACCAAGGACGTGTCCTTCAATGTCCATGGCGTCATCTATGTCGACGTGAACGACAACTCAGACAACAATTTGGAGACCAGTATCAGAAAATTACTTGAACTGGTCTATGACGTCAAGAACGAACAAAACTACATTGTCGTTAGAGAGAGAACACACAGAAATACCGCAGAGTCGACAAACTCAAGAGTGAAGTACTGGTCTTCCATCCAGTTGGCCGTGGTTGTGCTCAATAGTCTCTTTCAAGTTTTCTATCTTAAGAGGTTTTTCGAAGTTAAGAGCGCCGTCTAA
- a CDS encoding uncharacterized protein (PKUD0A06940; similar to Saccharomyces cerevisiae YFR011C (AIM13); ancestral locus Anc_1.370) has product MESSAFPSATPVQFSPQLLHALDASTETSVTRSEHKSQEIAKQVSAKLDSILSSKVMELDDTIEKSLLKTDNGVGAPMLNEKLDVVYSKLKSSAEAKIAKSDSLKAAEESVANCLLKNKGRPLNCWDEVQEFKKLAGVP; this is encoded by the coding sequence ATGGAATCATCAGCGTTCCCATCTGCAACCCCAGTCCAATTCTCGCCACAACTGCTCCATGCTTTAGATGCGTCTACAGAGACAAGCGTCACTCGGTCCGAGCACAAGTCTCAAGAAATTGCCAAGCAGGTCTCTGCCAAACTCGACTCTATTCTATCCTCTAAAGTCATGGAATTAGATGACACCATCGAGAAGTCATTATTGAAGACCGATAACGGGGTAGGTGCCCCAATGCTCAACGAAAAACTTGATGTTGTTTACTCTAAATTGAAGTCATCTGCCGAAGCCAAAATTGCAAAGTCTGACTCTCTCAAAGCTGCTGAAGAATCAGTTGCTAATTGCctattgaaaaacaagGGCAGACCGCTAAACTGCTGGGATGAAGTACAGGAATTTAAGAAATTAGCTGGTGTCCCATAG
- a CDS encoding uncharacterized protein (PKUD0A06950; similar to Saccharomyces cerevisiae YFR010W (UBP6); ancestral locus Anc_1.369): protein MTNIKIKHAGKVYDLAVDPEESGLTLKLQVSSLTNVPPDRQKILAKGGPLKDDAILGSMFKEGQTVMMLGTPLEEVIKADDVNVKFIEDGDSTGLVNPNLLNLPSGLINLGNTCYLNSSIQVLYTVDELKRDLQNFHENDPALIKNMKELFEKLKNSNGKEVTPLNFLASVRNTFPQFQERSREGFYKQQDAEEAYSQILNAVISKFPDLEKYMKVEMKSETKCLESGGQDDVKYDFEDSLKLSCHINNSTNFMIDGLKNGLKETIEKNNESLGRNAQYEIQRKITKLPKYLTVHFVRFFWKRETGKKAKIMRKVQFPFQLDVMELVDEQKREGLIKARDEISKLEKTFDEEFRQIKKAKLTSELTSREQYESQMKEMKSIKEKRQEQFQDLFKTLDVSEGENASSLYDLQGIIAHQGASADSGHYQAFVRDPNDVSGEKWYKFNDDKVTVIDREKIMSLAGGSEGDSALILIYKGVGM, encoded by the coding sequence ATGACTAACATTAAAATCAAACACGCAGGTAAAGTTTATGATTTGGCCGTTGATCCAGAAGAGAGTGGCCTTACTTTAAAGTTGCAGGTCTCATCGCTTACGAACGTGCCTCCGGATAGACAGAAGATTTTAGCAAAGGGAGGTCCATTGAAGGATGATGCGATCCTGGGGTCCATGTTTAAAGAAGGACAGACAGTCATGATGCTAGGCACTCCCCTTGAGGAAGTTATCAAAGCCGACGATGTTAATGTCAAGTTTATTGAGGACGGCGATTCTACTGGATTGGTGAACCCAAATTTGCTTAACTTGCCATCGGGACTAATCAATTTGGGGAACACGTGTTACTTGAACTCCAGTATTCAGGTATTGTACACGGTTGATGAGCTAAAGAGAGATTTACAGAATTTCCATGAGAATGATCCCGCCTTGATTAAAAACATGAAAGAATTATTcgaaaagttgaagaacaGTAATGGTAAGGAAGTTACACCGCTTAATTTTCTGGCCAGTGTAAGAAACACATTTCCACAATTTCAAGAGCGTTCTAGAGAAGGGTTTtacaaacaacaagatGCAGAGGAGGCGTACTCTCAAATTCTGAATGCAGTGATCTCTAAATTTCCAGATCTAGAGAAGTACATGAAGGTTGAAATGAAAAGTGAAACAAAGTGCCTTGAAAGTGGAGGACAAGATGACGTTAAATATGATTTTGAGGATTCACTCAAGTTGAGTTGCCATATTAATAATAGTACCAACTTTATGATTGACggtttgaaaaatgggCTCAAGgaaactattgaaaagaacaaCGAAAGCCTAGGTAGAAACGCACAATATGAAATCCAACGTAAAATTACGAAGCTTCCTAAATATTTAACCGTTCACTTTGTCCGTttcttttggaaaagaGAGACAGGTAAAAAGGCCAAAATTATGCGAAAGGTtcaatttccatttcaactTGATGTTATGGAGCTAGTCGATGAACAAAAACGTGAGGGCCTAATCAAGGCTAGAGATGAGATCTCTAAACTGGAGAAAacttttgatgaagagtttAGGCAAATCAAGAAAGCCAAGCTAACTTCGGAATTAACCAGCAGGGAGCAATATGAGTCCCAAATGAAGGAAATGAAGagcatcaaagaaaaacgcCAAGAACAGTTCCAGGATCTCTTCAAGACACTGGATGTCTCTGAAGGTGAGAATGCGTCTAGTTTGTATGATTTACAAGGTATCATTGCACATCAAGGTGCAAGTGCGGATTCCGGACATTACCAAGCCTTTGTTCGTGATCCAAACGACGTTAGCGGCGAGAAATGGTACAAGTTCAACGACGATAAAGTTACAGTGATTGACAGGGAGAAGATCATGTCCTTGGCAGGCGGTAGTGAAGGTGATTCTGCATTGATCTTAATATATAAGGGAGTCGGTATGTAG
- a CDS encoding uncharacterized protein (PKUD0A06960; similar to Saccharomyces cerevisiae YDR291W (HRQ1); ancestral locus Anc_5.301), translating to MANRIVQRKNSTDDITAAIDSIIASTEELQFLERLHFKLVSYYTFLSNRQHIITTFDLFKEHIAKTLDHILTFEDVAKLKTITPNNINFEYVDKNNFILEEKHFNWRDGYKQREADIFDIDKDNFDTDNQVLILEFIDSGNKSRRENTEKLLPGAIKKLIIRRDNRFRKDLRNLVRDKGDNTLQYIQDSYKKYIPDKQKFIDPMEEMNQEKIESSHQPIPQLINHFKTMNNYNNQLSDSSRYIIPPKPAKYDPEFFHEVSLHPDIESLLDSKNIQQIYSHQSLGLRSVLLEGKHVISTTSTSSGKSLIYQLPIIQTLLNNSEETSLLLFPTKALSQDQHRALLSFIGPTLNKITDKIQTFDGDTSKQDRRLIRESANVILTNPDMIHLTLLPNHTTWARFLRNLKYVVIDELHVYKGSFGTNVAYILRRLRRICELFGNTSIQFISSSATLNDADLHLSKMVGLDDKSDIVWIDETMNGSPCGSRYIVGWNPDLDRGGSMISDTSRIIVELLKKNTRTIVFCTVRKTVELVMKEVRSQLKDEPKLLSQIMSYRGGYSISDRRKIEHQMFHGGLSCIVATNALEVGIDIGGLDVVLMCGFPISLSGFEQEMGRAGRRGLDSLCLLVAGGDPISQYYIGRMNELVERKEWEDLCIDLNNLLVWEGQLQCAFKELEVPNSELSNEWNKWWNCIPWEMFENVIREKFRWTGTRWTCRDSYLPFPAIMVPIRAIDEDTFAVVDISGGRQEVIETLEMSRTTFTLYEGGIFIHQGLPYLVKEFDVNDKFALVERVNVDWTTSQRDYTDVDPVLIERVRALQFVDIPIYYGNIVKTSVVFGFFKVDKRGKILDTVEVNNPPVKYKSKGVWIDLPTDLVNLLKNHELNLAGAIHAVEHGVMNILPRYISVGNYDEIGCECKAPEKEFAHRQTQRRRPARLLLFDTKGGKQGNGLSSRIFACAELILQETLKIVEECTCPYGCPLCCAGMQCTENSLVLSKDGCRVILRYLLHDPTPLDGIPRGPEGNLPDIDIETVVPVQNVGNVKLSPLVEVVKNEKSTEGAIGS from the coding sequence ATGGCCAATCGAATCGtacaaaggaaaaactcTACAGATGATATCACTGCTGCTATTGATAGCATCATAGCATCAACCGAGGAGCTCCAGTTTCTGGAAAGATTACATTTTAAACTAGTCTCGTACTATACCTTCTTATCTAATAGACAACATATAATAACCACTTTTgatcttttcaaagaacaCATTGCGAAAACACTTGACCACATTTTAACCTTTGAGGATGTTGCTAAATTGAAGACAATTACTCCGAATAATATCAACTTTGAGTATGTGGACAAGaataattttattttagaAGAAAAGCATTTTAATTGGAGAGATGGTTACAAGCAAAGAGAagctgatatttttgatataGACAAAGACAACTTTGATACTGATAACCAAGTTTTAATTCTTGAGTTTATAGATTCAGGGAACAAATCAAGGCGTGAAAATACAGAGAAGCTGTTACCTGGAGccatcaagaaattgattataAGGAGAGACAATCGATTTAGGAAAGATCTAAGGAACCTGGTTCGTGACAAAGGTGATAATACGCTGCAATATATACAAGATAGTTACAAGAAATACATTCCtgataaacaaaagtttATTGATCCTATGGAAGAAATgaaccaagaaaaaattgaatccTCTCATCAGCCCATCCCTCAATTGATCAACCACTTCAAAACAATGAACAACTATAATAATCAGTTGTCTGATTCTTCAAGGTACATCATACCTCCGAAACCTGCTAAATATGATCCTGAATTCTTTCATGAAGTGAGCTTACATCCCGATATTGAAAGTCTACTAGATTCTAAAAATATACAGCAGATTTATTCACATCAATCACTTGGATTGAGATCAGTGTTGTTAGAGGGTAAACATGTCATTTCCACAACCTCAACATCTTCAGGTAAGTCTCTCATTTATCAGCTACCGATAATACAGACATTGCTTAATAATAGCGAGGAGACGTCGCTTTTACTATTCCCTACAAAAGCTCTTTCACAGGATCAACATCGAGCCTTGCTTTCATTCATTGGTCCCACATTGAATAAAATCACCGATAAAATCCAGACTTTCGATGGTGATACCTCAAAACAAGATAGAAGGTTAATTCGTGAAAGTGCAAATGTGATTTTAACCAACCCTGACATGATTCATTTAACATTGTTGCCAAATCATACAACTTGGGCAAGATTTCTtagaaatttgaaatatgTTGTCATCGATGAATTGCATGTTTACAAGGGTAGCTTTGGTACGAATGTCGCCTATATATTGCGACGTCTACGCCGAATTTGTGAATTGTTTGGGAACACGAGCATACAGTTTATTTCCTCTTCTGCCACTCTAAATGATGCCGATTTacatttatcaaaaatggTGGGGTTGGATGACAAATCTGACATTGTTTGGATTGATGAAACAATGAACGGTTCCCCTTGTGGGTCTCGTTATATTGTGGGTTGGAATCCTGATTTGGATCGGGGCGGTAGTATGATTTCTGATACTTCCAGGATAATTGTggaattattgaagaaaaacactAGGACAATTGTCTTTTGTACTGTGAGAAAAACTGTGGAACTGGTTATGAAAGAAGTTCGTTCTCAACTAAAGGATGAACCAAAGTTGCTCTCCCAAATAATGTCGTATCGAGGTGGTTACAGTATCTCTGACCGTCGTAAAATTGAGcatcaaatgtttcatgGTGGTTTGAGTTGTATTGTAGCCACCAATGCATTAGAAGTTGGTATCGATATTGGTGGATTAGATGTGGTTCTCATGTGTGGGTTCCCTATTAGCTTATCTGGATTTGAACAAGAAATGGGTAGAGCAGGTCGTAGGGGTTTAGACTCTCTATGTCTCTTAGTTGCTGGCGGTGATCCGATTAGTCAATATTATATTGGTAGGATGAATGAATTAGTTGAACGTAAAGAATGGGAAGACTTGTGTATCGATCTAAACAATTTACTTGTTTGGGAAGGTCAACTACAATGTGCATTTAAGGAATTAGAAGTACCGAACAGTGAATTAAGTAATGAATGGAACAAGTGGTGGAACTGTATTCCTTGGGAAATGTTTGAAAATGTCATTAGGGAGAAATTCCGGTGGACTGGCACAAGATGGACATGCCGAGATTCGTATTTACCATTCCCAGCAATAATGGTCCCTATTCGtgcaattgatgaagatacATTTGcagttgttgatattaGTGGAGGCAGACAAGAGGTTATTGAAACCCTAGAGATGAGCAGGACTACGTTCACCTTGTACGAGGGGGGCATTTTCATTCATCAAGGTCTACCGTATCTTGTTAAGGAGTTTGATGTCAATGACAAGTTTGCACTGGTAGAAAGAGTCAATGTTGACTGGACAACCAGTCAAAGAGATTATACCGATGTTGATCCGGTCTTAATTGAAAGAGTCAGAGCATTGCAATTTGTGGATATTCCTATTTACTATGGTAACATAGTGAAAACATCGGTGGTTTTCGGGTTCTTTAAGGTCGATAAACGTGGTAAGATTTTGGATACAGTCGAGGTTAATAACCCGCCAGTTAAATACAAATCAAAAGGAGTCTGGATCGATTTACCAACAGATCTCGtcaatttattgaagaatcacGAACTAAATTTGGCAGGGGCAATACATGCAGTTGAACACGGTGTGATGAATATCTTACCGAGGTATATCAGTGTAGGAAATTACGATGAAATTGGATGTGAATGCAAAGCACCAGAGAAGGAGTTTGCCCATCGGCAAACGCAACGCCGCCGACCAGCACGTCTCTTACTATTTGACACAAAAGGTGGGAAGCAGGGAAATGGCCTTTCATCACGGATCTTTGCCTGTGCCGAACTGATTCTACAGGAGACTTTAAAGATTGTAGAGGAATGTACTTGTCCATACGGGTGTCCACTTTGTTGTGCCGGTATGCAGTGTACTGAGAACTCTCTTGTTTTATCCAAGGATGGGTGCAGAGTCATCCTTCGATATCTACTTCACGATCCAACGCCGCTTGACGGAATCCCACGTGGTCCAGAGGGGAATCTCCCCGATATAGACATTGAGACAGTGGTTCCTGTTCAGAATGTGGGGAATGTCAAGTTGAGCCCCCTTGTGGAGGTGGtgaaaaacgaaaaatcTACTGAGGGTGCAATTGGGAGTTGA
- a CDS encoding uncharacterized protein (PKUD0A06970; similar to Saccharomyces cerevisiae YJR007W (SUI2); ancestral locus Anc_5.157), whose product MSVSHCRFYENKYPEVDEVVMVNVQQIAEMGAYVKLLEYDDIEGMVLLSELSRRRIRSIQKLIRVGRNEVAVVLRVDKEKGYIDLSKRRVSAEDIVQCEERYNKSKAVHSIVRRCAEKYNVPLEDLYKSIVWPLAREYGHAFDAFRISITNPSIFDTPEIKAPSVELLEDLKENIARRLSPQAIKCRADIDVSCFSYEGIDAIKEALSSAESLSDENNQIKVKLVAAPRYVLTTQSLEKNMGIEILNKAIEQVTNVITKYGGVCDVAMAPKAVTATEDAELQALLERKEMENNLDSDEEDEDDSDNDE is encoded by the coding sequence ATGAGTGTGTCTCACTGTAGATTCTATGAGAACAAGTACCCCGAAGTCGATGAGGTTGTGATGGTCAACGTCCAACAAATTGCAGAAATGGGTGCATATGTGAAATTACTTGAGTATGACGATATTGAAGGTATGGTTTTACTCTCTGAActttcaagaagaagaatcagATCCATCCAAAAATTAATTAGAgttggaagaaatgaagTTGCCGTTGTCTTAAGAGTCGATAAGGAAAAGGGTTACATTGACTTATCAAAACGTCGTGTCTCAGCTGAAGATATTGTTCAATGTGAGGAACGTTATAACAAATCAAAGGCTGTTCATTCTATTGTCAGAAGATGTGCAGAAAAGTATAACGTGCCTCTGGAAGATTTGTACAAGTCCATAGTTTGGCCATTAGCTAGAGAATACGGCCACGCCTTTGACGCCTTCCGTATCTCAATTACAAATCCTTCAATATTTGATACACCTGAAATTAAAGCTCCTTCTGTCGAACTCttggaagatttgaaggaaaatatCGCTAGAAGGTTATCTCCTCAGGCTATCAAATGCAGGGCAGATATTGATGTCTCCTGTTTCTCTTACGAGGGTATCGATGCTATCAAGGAAGCTTTGTCTTCGGCTGAATCATTGTCCGATGAAAATAACCAAATCAAAGTTAAATTAGTTGCTGCTCCTAGATACGTTTTAACTACTCAGTCTTTAGAAAAGAACATGGGTATTGAGATCTTAAATAAGGCCATCGAACAAGTTACTAATGTAATCACCAAATATGGTGGTGTCTGTGATGTCGCAATGGCACCAAAAGCTGTTACTGCCACTGAAGATGCTGAATTACAAGCTTTATTGGAGAGaaaggaaatggaaaataatTTGgattctgatgaagaagatgaagatgacagCGACAATGATGAATAA
- a CDS encoding uncharacterized protein (PKUD0A06980; similar to Saccharomyces cerevisiae YDL018C (ERP3); ancestral locus Anc_3.182), whose translation MNPIFIYAAISSLFLGLSHATALTFTLSPNEKQCFYAFNNQQNSNIGYYFAVQAGGSFDINYSIKGPNQQLIVSEEKQRQGDYLFNADQVGEYEFCFDNEMSTFAEKVIDFEIKTEDEENAIKAVLPAAPTENGAVLNMQTSVEKIKRQLSLLENSLNYYKTRNNRNQSTVKSTETRIFWFSLFDLVLMLAMAGFQVAVVKFFFQGSRKQLV comes from the coding sequence ATGAACCCAATCTTCATATATGCTGCCATCAGCTCCCTCTTTCTTGGGCTTTCTCACGCCACCGCATTAACCTTCACACTTtcaccaaatgaaaaacagTGTTTTTATGCGTTCAATAACCAACAAAACAGTAACATTGGTTACTATTTCGCCGTACAAGCGGGCGGGTCGTTCGATATCAATTACTCCATCAAGGGCCCAAACCAGCAGTTGATTGTGTCTGAGGAAAAGCAAAGACAAGGTGATTACTTGTTCAATGCCGACCAAGTTGGTGAGTATGAATTTTGCTTTGATAACGAGATGTCGACATTTGCTGAGAAggttattgattttgaaatcaaaaccGAAGACGAGGAAAACGCTATCAAGGCAGTCTTGCCTGCTGCACCAACCGAAAACGGCGCTGTCCTAAACATGCAGACATCtgttgagaaaatcaaaagacAGTTGTCTTTACTTGAAAACTCTTTGAACTACTACAAAACTAGAAATAATAGAAACCAATCGACAGTCAAGTCCACCGAAACTAGAATCTTCTGGTTCTCTCTATTCGACCTTGTACTCATGTTAGCCATGGCAGGTTTCCAGGTCGCAGTGgtcaaattcttcttccagGGCTCCCGTAAACAACTAGTTTGA